A region of Centropristis striata isolate RG_2023a ecotype Rhode Island chromosome 17, C.striata_1.0, whole genome shotgun sequence DNA encodes the following proteins:
- the paip2b gene encoding polyadenylate-binding protein-interacting protein 2B isoform X1, translating to MPEPAEMSGPEVAKTPGGGAPGKEGKEPVANGHAGEGSDANPFAEYMWMENEEEYNRQVEEELLEQEFLERCFQEMLEEEDQDWFIPSRDLNNQGVGQLQQQLNGLSVSDHHNNLEEVARKSILNPEAKEFVPGKKY from the exons ATGCCAG AGCCGGCTGAGATGAGCGGTCCAGAGGTGGCCAAGACACCAGGAGGCGGAGCTCCGGGCAAGGAGGGAAAGGAGCCAGTGGCCAATGGGCACGCAGGAGAGGGCAGCGACGCCAACCCGTTCGCTGAGTACATGTGGATGGAGAATGAAGAAGAGTATAACAGACAG GTGGAAGAGGAGCTGTTGGAGCAGGAGTTCTTGGAGCGCTGCTTCCAGGAAATGCTGGAAGAGGAGGACCAGGATTGGTTCATCCCTTCGCGTGACCTCAACAACCAGGGGGTggggcagctgcagcagcagctcaacgGCCTGTCTGTCAGCGATCACCACAACAACCTGGAGGAAGTGGCG AGGAAGAGCATCTTGAATCCCGAAGCGAAGGAGTTCGTCCCGGGGAAGAAATACTAG
- the paip2b gene encoding polyadenylate-binding protein-interacting protein 2B isoform X2, whose amino-acid sequence MSGPEVAKTPGGGAPGKEGKEPVANGHAGEGSDANPFAEYMWMENEEEYNRQVEEELLEQEFLERCFQEMLEEEDQDWFIPSRDLNNQGVGQLQQQLNGLSVSDHHNNLEEVARKSILNPEAKEFVPGKKY is encoded by the exons ATGAGCGGTCCAGAGGTGGCCAAGACACCAGGAGGCGGAGCTCCGGGCAAGGAGGGAAAGGAGCCAGTGGCCAATGGGCACGCAGGAGAGGGCAGCGACGCCAACCCGTTCGCTGAGTACATGTGGATGGAGAATGAAGAAGAGTATAACAGACAG GTGGAAGAGGAGCTGTTGGAGCAGGAGTTCTTGGAGCGCTGCTTCCAGGAAATGCTGGAAGAGGAGGACCAGGATTGGTTCATCCCTTCGCGTGACCTCAACAACCAGGGGGTggggcagctgcagcagcagctcaacgGCCTGTCTGTCAGCGATCACCACAACAACCTGGAGGAAGTGGCG AGGAAGAGCATCTTGAATCCCGAAGCGAAGGAGTTCGTCCCGGGGAAGAAATACTAG